The Pseudarthrobacter sulfonivorans genome includes a window with the following:
- a CDS encoding dihydrolipoyl dehydrogenase family protein translates to MTPETLQREFDVIVIGAGAVGENVADRVVQGGLTAVLVEAELVGGECSYWACMPSKALLRPGTALHGAQTVPGAAEAVTLTLDAVAVLKRRDYFTANWQDDSQVKWLEDTGIELIRGHGWITEPRTVEVVGLDGNTYELKARHAVVLATGSTPTTPPIDGLADLQVWGTREATSAKEVPERLAVIGGGVAGSELAQAFARLGSDVTLVARSGLLGTFPAEASKLVVAGLRADGVAVRLYTSTESVRENDDGTFTLTLQDQTPDGRTTVIADKVLVSTGRHPALEGLGLESLGFEAQDGQPLKLTTDSTGLVQGLPDVPGTPGTPGEDGENPWLYAVGDAAGRNFFTHQGKYEARATGDAIAARAKGELSGAPEAWSRYAQTANQHAVPNVVFTDPELAAVGRSVEQAKRDGYNVSSVELPIQVSGSSLHSEHYEGWAQLVVDEDRRVLLGATFAGPEVGELLHAATIAVVGEVPLERLWHAVPSFPTVSEVWLRLLEKYGL, encoded by the coding sequence ATGACGCCTGAAACGCTGCAACGTGAATTCGATGTCATTGTGATCGGCGCTGGTGCCGTGGGGGAAAACGTCGCCGACCGGGTGGTCCAGGGCGGCCTGACGGCTGTCCTTGTTGAAGCCGAACTAGTGGGCGGCGAATGCTCGTATTGGGCCTGCATGCCGTCCAAAGCCCTGCTCCGCCCCGGCACCGCCCTGCACGGCGCACAGACGGTACCCGGCGCAGCGGAAGCCGTCACCCTGACACTGGATGCAGTGGCAGTCCTGAAGCGCCGGGACTATTTCACCGCAAACTGGCAGGACGACAGCCAGGTGAAGTGGTTGGAAGATACCGGGATTGAACTGATCCGTGGCCACGGCTGGATCACCGAGCCGCGCACCGTTGAAGTAGTCGGGCTGGACGGCAACACTTACGAACTCAAGGCGCGTCACGCCGTCGTACTCGCCACCGGCTCCACACCCACTACCCCTCCCATCGACGGGTTGGCGGATCTGCAGGTCTGGGGCACACGCGAAGCCACCTCGGCCAAGGAGGTGCCGGAGCGCCTGGCCGTGATCGGCGGAGGCGTAGCGGGCAGCGAACTGGCGCAGGCATTCGCACGCCTGGGCTCGGACGTGACGCTGGTGGCCAGGAGCGGCCTGCTGGGCACGTTCCCCGCAGAGGCCAGCAAACTTGTGGTCGCGGGGCTGCGCGCGGACGGCGTGGCGGTCCGCCTCTACACGTCCACCGAAAGTGTCCGGGAAAACGACGACGGCACGTTCACCCTCACACTTCAGGACCAGACGCCGGACGGCCGCACCACCGTCATTGCGGACAAGGTCCTCGTTTCAACAGGCCGGCATCCCGCCCTCGAAGGCCTCGGCCTGGAAAGCCTGGGTTTCGAGGCGCAGGACGGGCAGCCGCTGAAACTCACCACCGACTCCACTGGACTAGTCCAGGGCCTCCCGGACGTCCCGGGCACCCCGGGCACCCCGGGCGAGGATGGTGAGAACCCCTGGCTCTACGCTGTTGGCGACGCCGCAGGCAGAAATTTCTTCACCCACCAGGGCAAGTACGAGGCCAGGGCCACCGGCGACGCGATCGCGGCCCGAGCCAAGGGCGAGCTCAGCGGCGCCCCCGAGGCCTGGAGCCGGTACGCCCAGACCGCCAACCAGCATGCTGTCCCGAACGTGGTGTTCACCGATCCCGAACTGGCGGCCGTGGGGCGCTCGGTGGAGCAGGCAAAACGGGACGGCTACAACGTGTCGTCCGTGGAGCTGCCAATCCAAGTGTCGGGTTCGTCCCTGCATTCGGAACACTACGAAGGCTGGGCGCAACTGGTGGTGGACGAGGACCGGCGGGTCCTGCTCGGCGCCACCTTCGCGGGCCCGGAGGTGGGCGAACTGCTGCACGCGGCCACCATCGCAGTGGTGGGCGAGGTCCCGCTGGAGCGGCTGTGGCATGCGGTGCCATCGTTTCCCACGGTCAGCGAGGTGTGGCTGCGGCTCCTGGAGAAGTACGGCTTGTAG
- a CDS encoding ABC transporter ATP-binding protein — MLSVQQLLVKGRRDDLLPPTSLRVGRGELLLVTAERQDQRTALALTISGRMKPTGGRMSWDANERTKSLRLASALVDSPNVNEPEQHLSVRDLVTEDLALIPRRYRGALLSKPWLKVNSFEDIADLWTEQLAPDRRIELLTALALANPHTDLLVVDSPDRHGAHAADWLPRLEELAYDAGRPLAVVVTVTALPAGWTGPATVIGNAVPDVDEAPDAPALTDEETESLLLETEDAK, encoded by the coding sequence TTGCTCTCCGTACAGCAGCTCCTTGTGAAGGGCCGGCGCGACGATTTGCTTCCGCCCACCTCTCTGCGGGTCGGCCGGGGTGAGCTCCTCCTCGTCACCGCCGAACGCCAGGACCAGCGGACAGCCCTTGCCCTGACCATCAGCGGGCGTATGAAACCCACTGGCGGCCGGATGTCCTGGGACGCCAACGAACGCACCAAATCCCTCCGCCTCGCGAGCGCCCTGGTGGATTCCCCCAACGTGAATGAGCCCGAGCAGCACCTCAGTGTCCGGGACCTTGTCACCGAGGACCTCGCCCTGATCCCCCGCCGCTACCGGGGCGCGCTGCTGAGCAAGCCCTGGCTCAAAGTCAACAGTTTCGAGGACATCGCGGACCTGTGGACGGAGCAGCTGGCGCCGGACCGGCGCATTGAACTGCTGACGGCCCTTGCCCTCGCCAACCCGCACACGGACCTTTTGGTGGTGGACTCCCCCGACAGGCACGGTGCCCACGCTGCGGACTGGCTCCCGCGGCTTGAGGAGCTGGCGTACGACGCCGGCCGGCCGCTCGCCGTCGTCGTCACCGTTACTGCCCTCCCGGCAGGGTGGACGGGACCGGCCACAGTGATCGGCAACGCCGTCCCGGACGTGGACGAAGCGCCCGATGCGCCGGCTCTCACGGACGAAGAAACCGAATCCCTCTTACTCGAAACCGAGGATGCCAAGTGA
- a CDS encoding YhgE/Pip family protein codes for MTVLRLARSELKRMTGGLLPKLTILALIMVPLLYGAVYLYANWNPYGNLNQIEAALVVEDTGATSSDGTELQAGKKVADGLVEGNVFNWQAVPSAAEADAGVSSGKYAFALKIPAEFSTNLVSPGSFDSASQAMLNVTTNDANNYLLSTIVDKLTTAVHTTVAKEVGEETANQLLTGFGTIHAQMLKAADGAGQLTDGVATLRDGTVTLHTGTSELSAGAGELYNGQLKLRDGANQLTDGAGQLSSGLSVLKDSTATLPTDTRTLANGAAQVAAGNAQLNTKVQDVVTQLDAADQGLRTRVIESNARLVASEVITQVQADKILADFDTVAASSPVAAAKTRIQTDATQIQQLADGSEAVSVGAAQLATATPALKEAIVQASGGADQLHTGAATLATGEQTALDGTGRLAEGAQTLDAGAGQLEAGAGTAADGSRTLADEIAKGAGQVPNPDDSQKSSLSEVIADPVAVSNVSQAKADSYGAGLAPFFLTLALWIGIFMLVQAMRPITQRALASNAPAWKIAVGGWLPFLAVSVVQASLLTLVVNLALGLNPAHPVLMWLFMLAAAMAFSAIIQGIVALLGSPGKLVVLILLVLQLVSSGGTFPWQTTPQPLHVVHEILPMGYVVTGMRHLIYGADLSGIVPTVLGLLGYTLLGAAMSTFAVRKHKYWTLKTLKPEIAV; via the coding sequence GTGACCGTGCTGCGGCTGGCCCGTTCCGAACTCAAGCGGATGACCGGTGGGTTGCTGCCGAAGCTGACCATCCTGGCCCTGATCATGGTGCCGCTCCTGTACGGGGCCGTGTATCTGTACGCCAACTGGAATCCCTACGGGAACCTGAACCAGATCGAGGCCGCCCTGGTGGTTGAAGACACCGGCGCCACGTCCAGCGACGGGACCGAGCTCCAGGCGGGCAAGAAGGTGGCGGACGGCCTGGTGGAGGGGAACGTCTTCAACTGGCAGGCGGTCCCGTCGGCGGCCGAGGCCGACGCAGGGGTCAGCAGCGGCAAGTACGCGTTTGCACTGAAAATCCCGGCAGAGTTCTCCACGAACCTGGTCTCACCCGGCAGCTTCGATTCGGCCAGCCAGGCGATGCTGAATGTCACCACCAACGATGCCAACAACTACCTGCTGAGCACCATCGTGGACAAGCTGACCACCGCGGTGCACACAACGGTGGCCAAGGAAGTGGGCGAAGAGACGGCGAACCAGCTGCTCACCGGGTTCGGCACCATCCACGCCCAGATGCTCAAGGCCGCCGACGGCGCCGGGCAGCTGACGGACGGCGTGGCCACCCTCCGCGACGGGACTGTCACGCTGCATACGGGCACCAGCGAGCTCAGCGCAGGAGCCGGCGAGCTGTACAACGGGCAGCTGAAACTGCGGGACGGGGCCAATCAGCTGACCGACGGCGCCGGGCAGCTCAGCAGCGGGCTCTCCGTCCTTAAGGACAGCACCGCCACGCTGCCCACCGACACCCGGACGCTGGCCAACGGCGCGGCCCAGGTGGCCGCGGGGAACGCGCAGCTGAACACCAAGGTCCAGGACGTTGTCACGCAGCTTGATGCCGCGGACCAGGGGCTCCGGACGCGTGTGATCGAATCGAATGCCCGCCTGGTCGCCTCCGAAGTGATCACCCAGGTGCAGGCAGACAAAATCCTGGCCGACTTCGATACGGTGGCAGCCTCCAGCCCCGTGGCCGCGGCGAAAACCCGGATCCAGACCGACGCCACCCAGATCCAGCAGCTCGCGGACGGCTCCGAAGCCGTGAGCGTCGGCGCAGCCCAGCTGGCCACGGCCACCCCCGCGCTGAAGGAGGCCATTGTTCAGGCTTCCGGTGGCGCTGACCAGCTCCACACCGGGGCGGCCACGCTGGCCACCGGCGAGCAGACTGCGCTCGACGGCACCGGACGCCTCGCGGAAGGGGCGCAAACGCTCGACGCCGGTGCGGGGCAGCTGGAAGCGGGGGCCGGCACCGCCGCTGACGGCTCACGGACGCTGGCCGACGAAATTGCCAAGGGCGCCGGGCAGGTGCCCAACCCGGACGATTCGCAGAAGAGCAGCCTCTCCGAAGTGATTGCCGATCCTGTTGCGGTCAGCAACGTCTCCCAGGCGAAAGCCGATTCCTACGGCGCGGGGCTGGCACCGTTCTTCCTGACGCTCGCCTTGTGGATCGGCATCTTCATGCTGGTCCAGGCGATGCGGCCCATCACCCAGCGGGCCCTGGCGTCGAACGCCCCGGCCTGGAAAATCGCCGTCGGCGGCTGGCTTCCGTTCCTGGCCGTTTCGGTGGTGCAGGCGAGCCTGCTGACCCTCGTGGTGAACCTGGCGTTGGGCCTCAACCCCGCGCATCCGGTGCTGATGTGGCTGTTTATGCTGGCCGCGGCCATGGCGTTCAGCGCCATTATCCAAGGCATCGTGGCGCTGCTGGGGTCACCCGGCAAGCTGGTGGTGCTGATCCTGCTGGTGCTCCAGCTGGTGTCCTCGGGCGGCACGTTCCCCTGGCAGACCACCCCGCAGCCACTTCATGTTGTCCACGAAATCCTGCCCATGGGCTACGTGGTCACAGGCATGCGGCACCTCATCTACGGCGCGGACCTGTCCGGGATCGTGCCCACTGTCCTGGGGCTGCTCGGCTACACGTTGCTGGGCGCGGCGATGTCCACGTTTGCGGTCCGGAAGCACAAGTACTGGACCCTCAAAACGCTCAAGCCGGAGATCGCGGTATGA
- a CDS encoding TetR/AcrR family transcriptional regulator — protein MHGPAEKKLRPARTNATRQKLFDASMELIGQRGAAGVTVDEIAAAAGVSKGTVYYNFGSKSDLIAQLLRHGVDILKTRLLTEAGQPGADPLVAMEAMIGQAMDFMDDYPSFARLWVSENWRTPSEWRDTFAVLRSELLAVIGAAIENVAAVYPVDETVSRGSLETAIFGACFVVGLDRQTYNPERTRDQSVAAIMAIMRGYVVK, from the coding sequence ATGCACGGTCCCGCCGAGAAGAAACTCCGCCCGGCCCGGACCAATGCCACCCGGCAGAAGCTCTTCGACGCGTCCATGGAGCTGATCGGCCAGCGTGGCGCAGCGGGTGTCACTGTGGACGAGATTGCCGCGGCGGCGGGCGTCTCCAAGGGCACGGTCTACTACAACTTCGGCAGCAAGTCGGACCTGATCGCGCAGCTGCTGCGGCACGGCGTAGACATCCTGAAGACACGCCTGCTTACCGAGGCGGGGCAGCCCGGGGCCGATCCACTGGTGGCCATGGAGGCAATGATCGGCCAGGCCATGGATTTTATGGACGATTACCCGTCCTTCGCCCGTTTGTGGGTGAGCGAAAACTGGCGGACTCCCAGCGAATGGCGGGACACGTTCGCGGTGCTCCGGTCTGAACTCCTGGCGGTCATCGGCGCTGCCATAGAGAACGTGGCTGCCGTCTATCCGGTGGACGAAACGGTCTCGCGGGGCAGCCTCGAAACGGCGATCTTTGGCGCCTGCTTTGTGGTGGGGCTTGACCGGCAGACCTACAACCCAGAACGCACCCGTGACCAAAGCGTTGCAGCAATCATGGCAATCATGCGCGGCTATGTCGTGAAGTAG
- a CDS encoding EamA family transporter, translating into MNLRHSLLAALVAVLWGLNFVAIDFGLHANGREVPPLLFVAMRFLLVVFPWIFFIRKPDVSWKAIIGVGVFMSAGQFGLLYLAMALGMPAGLASLVLQAQVLLTVLLAAGFLRERPSRSQLAGVVLGVAGLAVVAVGRSAVAPVLPLIIVLGAALSWAAGNVIARKAKAASGLGLVVWSGAVVPVPLAGLSLLVDGPDAVFGTLADLQPATILSALYTAIFASLVGYGIWNRLLASYPSSAVVPFTLLVPVVGMSAAWLALGEVPTPAELAGGLLLLGGVATAVLTGRGRQVLRLGQRRGAGLAPVLVPGLGAGLRTGEADDDGRLAAEGGIRAGAREPDAR; encoded by the coding sequence GTGAATCTCCGACACTCCCTCCTTGCCGCCCTGGTCGCCGTTCTCTGGGGCCTGAACTTCGTGGCCATCGACTTCGGCCTGCATGCGAACGGCCGTGAGGTTCCCCCGCTGCTGTTTGTGGCAATGCGGTTCCTCCTGGTGGTCTTCCCCTGGATCTTCTTTATCAGGAAGCCTGACGTCAGCTGGAAGGCGATCATCGGCGTCGGCGTCTTTATGAGCGCGGGCCAGTTCGGCCTCCTCTACCTGGCCATGGCGCTGGGCATGCCGGCAGGCCTCGCCTCCCTTGTCCTCCAGGCGCAGGTGCTGCTCACTGTCCTCCTGGCCGCCGGGTTCCTGCGCGAGCGCCCCAGCCGGAGCCAACTGGCCGGCGTCGTTCTTGGCGTTGCGGGGCTGGCCGTGGTGGCCGTCGGCCGCAGTGCCGTGGCACCGGTGCTCCCGCTCATCATCGTCCTGGGAGCCGCGCTGTCCTGGGCGGCCGGAAACGTCATTGCGCGGAAGGCCAAGGCCGCCTCCGGGCTGGGGCTGGTGGTCTGGTCCGGCGCAGTGGTGCCCGTGCCCCTCGCCGGACTGTCGCTGCTGGTGGACGGGCCGGACGCGGTGTTCGGCACGCTGGCAGACCTCCAGCCGGCCACGATCCTGAGTGCGCTGTACACAGCCATTTTCGCGTCGCTCGTGGGGTATGGGATCTGGAACCGGCTCCTGGCCAGCTATCCGTCGTCGGCCGTGGTGCCCTTTACGCTGCTGGTTCCCGTGGTGGGCATGAGCGCGGCCTGGCTGGCGTTGGGGGAGGTGCCGACGCCGGCGGAACTGGCTGGCGGGTTGCTCCTCCTGGGCGGGGTGGCGACTGCCGTGCTCACCGGACGCGGCCGGCAGGTGCTGCGGCTGGGTCAGCGGCGCGGCGCCGGTTTGGCGCCCGTCCTGGTGCCCGGTTTGGGTGCCGGTTTGCGGACCGGGGAGGCGGACGACGACGGCCGCTTGGCTGCTGAGGGTGGCATCCGGGCGGGCGCACGGGAGCCTGACGCGCGCTGA
- a CDS encoding LysR family transcriptional regulator, which translates to MIEIGSLRALAAIEQHGSVIAASEVIGFSPSAVSQQIKKLEKQTGFPVLERRGRGVLLTERGLTLAAYGRRILSELEELESTLLADPAKPTGHLKVVAFSTACRGLVGPLLGRLAASGADLDLSVLAEDPREAVARVANGEADLGVVHNWNSVPLVIPEHMKLEWLCEDVADVLVHRDHPLAGRGQVEPADLVDERWISTPHGAICNEALLRIFADLGRVPDIRVYDPDFATHIALVEQGAVVALVPRLGRPVLPADVVGLPLVNPTQVRQVGIVYRRTMAASPGIQHVAGLLREVAGSRGVAGSHGVSGSREVGRSHGVSGSRGVSGLAGP; encoded by the coding sequence ATGATTGAGATCGGCTCACTGCGGGCCTTGGCGGCGATTGAACAGCACGGTTCGGTCATAGCGGCGTCGGAGGTAATTGGCTTCAGTCCGTCGGCAGTCTCCCAGCAGATCAAGAAGCTGGAGAAACAGACCGGATTCCCCGTCCTGGAACGCCGCGGCCGCGGCGTGCTGCTGACCGAGCGGGGGCTCACGCTGGCAGCGTACGGCCGGCGCATCCTGTCGGAGCTCGAGGAACTGGAATCCACCCTGTTGGCGGATCCGGCCAAACCGACCGGGCACCTCAAGGTTGTTGCCTTTTCCACGGCCTGCAGGGGCCTCGTGGGGCCGCTGCTGGGCAGGCTGGCTGCATCCGGAGCGGACCTGGACCTCAGCGTGCTGGCCGAGGACCCGCGGGAAGCCGTGGCGCGGGTGGCCAACGGGGAGGCGGACCTGGGTGTGGTCCACAACTGGAACTCCGTCCCGCTGGTGATACCGGAGCACATGAAACTCGAGTGGCTGTGCGAGGACGTAGCGGACGTCCTGGTGCACCGCGACCATCCCTTGGCAGGACGCGGCCAGGTGGAACCGGCGGATCTGGTGGACGAGCGCTGGATCAGCACGCCGCACGGAGCCATCTGCAACGAGGCCCTACTGAGGATCTTCGCCGACCTTGGCCGGGTGCCGGACATCAGGGTCTACGATCCAGACTTCGCAACCCACATCGCACTGGTGGAGCAGGGAGCCGTTGTGGCGCTGGTCCCCCGCCTCGGCCGGCCCGTGCTGCCTGCGGACGTCGTCGGCCTGCCCCTGGTCAACCCCACGCAGGTCAGGCAGGTGGGCATCGTGTACCGCCGCACCATGGCGGCCAGCCCGGGCATCCAGCACGTCGCCGGACTGCTCCGGGAGGTCGCCGGGTCCCGTGGGGTCGCCGGGTCCCATGGGGTCAGTGGATCCCGTGAGGTCGGTAGGTCCCATGGGGTCAGTGGATCCCGTGGCGTTAGTGGGCTCGCGGGACCTTGA
- a CDS encoding SixA phosphatase family protein has product MSDHHIKRLVIMRHAKSDWPGGVADHERPLEERGHREAPLAGKWLVKHGILPDFILCSSALRTRQTCTWVCSELGDKAPTPKLEDGLYAASALRMLAVVNHVPDTVTTLMLISHMPGVQDLAMHLASRDSNHDAYMDAATRYPTSALTVLETEKSWAELDGQDARLTKFKVPRAH; this is encoded by the coding sequence ATGAGCGACCACCACATCAAACGCCTGGTGATCATGCGGCACGCCAAGTCCGACTGGCCCGGCGGTGTGGCGGATCATGAGCGGCCGCTGGAGGAACGGGGGCACCGCGAGGCGCCCCTGGCCGGCAAGTGGCTGGTCAAACACGGCATCCTCCCGGATTTCATCCTGTGTTCCAGTGCGCTGCGCACCCGGCAGACCTGCACCTGGGTGTGCTCTGAACTGGGGGATAAGGCCCCGACGCCGAAACTTGAGGACGGACTCTACGCCGCCTCTGCGCTGCGGATGCTCGCCGTGGTCAATCACGTGCCTGATACCGTCACCACGCTGATGCTCATCTCGCATATGCCTGGCGTCCAGGACCTCGCCATGCACCTGGCCTCCCGCGACTCAAACCACGACGCCTACATGGACGCCGCCACCCGCTACCCCACCAGCGCCCTCACGGTGCTGGAAACGGAAAAATCCTGGGCCGAGCTGGATGGGCAGGACGCCCGGCTGACCAAGTTCAAGGTCCCGCGGGCGCACTGA
- a CDS encoding winged helix-turn-helix domain-containing protein translates to MSVASGYVHISVRNAGKAGQASGLRQGFGARPAFAPAAPGASFPAPGYAPQGYNPSSYGQLRAVQPAEAAPLTAPTPVIAGPSSVRPVANDTVARGFVLYMGIDEETAAAAGTSIAKLAQEIRAYAQSLVTGAESYAAVAVAPAGTPGSALDVVRSTFGDPTVNAQKRAETARLQQPQDPRPSGVLIDLARREVHLDGESLNLTFKEFELLNYLVENGTRTVGRDELLEGLWRNAEEVPNERTIDVHIRRLRSKLGRLANTVRTVRGQGYRFYEHPEVIVWAAPEYSI, encoded by the coding sequence ATGTCAGTTGCATCCGGATACGTCCACATCTCCGTCCGTAACGCAGGCAAGGCCGGCCAGGCTTCCGGCCTCCGCCAGGGGTTCGGTGCCCGACCGGCGTTCGCCCCGGCTGCCCCCGGAGCCAGCTTTCCTGCCCCCGGCTACGCACCCCAGGGCTACAACCCCAGTTCCTACGGCCAGCTCCGCGCCGTCCAGCCTGCCGAAGCCGCGCCGCTGACCGCGCCCACTCCGGTGATCGCGGGACCCAGCAGTGTTCGCCCGGTCGCCAATGACACCGTGGCCCGCGGATTTGTCCTCTACATGGGCATCGACGAGGAGACCGCGGCGGCTGCCGGAACCTCCATTGCCAAACTTGCCCAGGAAATCCGCGCATACGCGCAGTCACTCGTGACCGGTGCTGAAAGCTACGCGGCCGTGGCCGTGGCCCCGGCCGGCACCCCCGGTTCCGCGCTCGACGTCGTCCGCTCCACCTTTGGTGACCCCACCGTGAACGCGCAGAAGCGCGCCGAGACTGCCCGGCTGCAGCAGCCCCAGGACCCGCGCCCGTCCGGCGTCCTGATCGACCTCGCCCGCCGCGAAGTCCACCTGGACGGCGAATCCCTGAACCTGACCTTCAAGGAATTCGAACTCCTGAACTACCTGGTGGAAAACGGCACCCGCACGGTTGGCCGCGATGAACTGCTTGAGGGCCTGTGGCGCAACGCCGAGGAAGTCCCCAACGAGCGCACCATCGACGTCCACATCCGCCGTCTCCGCTCCAAGCTGGGCCGCCTCGCCAACACCGTCCGTACCGTCCGCGGCCAGGGCTACCGCTTCTACGAGCACCCCGAAGTGATTGTCTGGGCCGCTCCGGAATACTCGATCTAG
- a CDS encoding response regulator transcription factor translates to MATSHSMTNNLPQLTHPDGSPIRALVVDDEPSLSELMSMGLRMAGWSVAVASDGPEAVKLAKEFRPDVLVLDVMLPGFDGVELLGRIRAFAPEVPALFLTAKDAVQDRIVGLAAGGDDYVTKPFSMEEVLLRLHRLVQRSGVAAMDTAELVVGDLILNIDTREVTRAGDALQLTATQFELLRYLMENPKRVISKAQILDRVWNYDFGGQANIVELYISYLRKKVDAVHPPMIHTVRGAGYVIKPAE, encoded by the coding sequence ATGGCCACTTCGCACTCCATGACCAACAACCTTCCCCAACTGACCCACCCGGACGGCTCCCCCATCCGCGCCCTGGTGGTTGACGACGAACCCAGCCTTTCCGAGCTCATGAGCATGGGGCTGCGCATGGCCGGCTGGTCTGTTGCCGTGGCTTCGGACGGCCCGGAGGCCGTCAAGCTTGCCAAGGAGTTCCGCCCGGACGTCCTGGTACTGGACGTGATGCTGCCAGGGTTCGACGGCGTTGAGCTGCTGGGCAGGATCCGCGCCTTCGCGCCCGAGGTACCTGCGCTTTTCCTGACTGCCAAGGACGCTGTCCAGGACAGGATCGTGGGCCTGGCGGCCGGCGGGGACGACTACGTGACCAAGCCGTTCAGCATGGAAGAGGTCCTGCTGCGGCTGCACCGCCTGGTCCAGCGCTCCGGCGTTGCCGCGATGGACACTGCCGAACTTGTGGTGGGCGATCTTATCCTCAACATCGACACCCGCGAAGTGACCCGTGCGGGCGACGCCCTCCAGCTCACCGCCACCCAGTTCGAGCTGCTCCGGTACCTCATGGAGAACCCCAAACGCGTCATCAGCAAAGCCCAGATCCTGGACCGCGTCTGGAACTATGACTTCGGCGGCCAGGCCAACATTGTGGAGCTCTACATCTCCTACCTGCGCAAGAAAGTGGATGCAGTGCACCCGCCCATGATCCATACCGTGCGGGGCGCCGGCTACGTCATCAAGCCGGCTGAGTAG
- a CDS encoding sensor histidine kinase — MSSPRATPAPARSWLKPDTWHLRTRLILLAMALLVAICGAVGLFSYASMDSFLTGQLDQQLSQAAKRSNDPGRPPLGGFNGRPDPLDSRGQSVGTLNARILDGQIPSGGFLDSDTTRLALDAEDKQTLLALTQYGLPVNRSLSNGDYRIVAVQTGYGDVLVTGLPLAAKESTLASLVWTFVFVSLGGLALIGLAGTVLIRRTMKPLEQLSEVATRVARLPLDAGEVALAVRVPPSNSNPGTEVGSVGHALNLMLDNVANALEARQRSETKVRQFVADASHELRTPLTAIRGYTELMRMTEDFTPDGRKSLARVQSQSERMTTLVEDLLLLARLDEGQPLKLSEVDLTQLVIETVSDEKVIAPDHHWRLELPDEPLAVTGDGSQLRQVLVNLLSNARKHTPPGTTVVTAVTKSANGGAAVTVTDDGGGIPAEFVDHVFSRFARADAARKGTAPASGAGASEGTSGLGLSIVQSIMEAHGGSVEVTSRAGRTEFALLFPAGALARPTDTRAQQGDTPSS; from the coding sequence ATGTCCTCGCCGCGAGCAACCCCAGCACCAGCCCGGAGCTGGCTGAAACCGGACACCTGGCATCTGCGCACGCGCCTGATCCTGTTGGCCATGGCCCTGCTGGTGGCCATCTGCGGCGCCGTGGGGCTGTTCAGTTACGCGTCCATGGATTCCTTTCTCACCGGGCAACTGGATCAACAGCTGAGCCAGGCCGCCAAACGCTCGAACGATCCGGGCCGCCCGCCCCTGGGCGGATTCAACGGCAGGCCGGACCCGCTTGACTCCCGCGGGCAGAGTGTCGGAACGCTGAATGCGCGGATCCTGGACGGCCAGATCCCCAGTGGCGGTTTCCTGGACTCGGACACCACGCGCCTGGCCCTCGACGCCGAGGACAAGCAGACCCTGCTGGCGCTGACGCAGTACGGCCTTCCCGTGAACCGCTCGCTGTCCAACGGGGATTACCGGATTGTGGCCGTGCAAACCGGCTACGGCGATGTCCTTGTCACGGGCCTTCCGCTCGCCGCGAAGGAGAGCACGCTGGCATCGCTTGTGTGGACCTTTGTGTTTGTCTCCTTGGGCGGCCTGGCGCTGATCGGACTGGCGGGAACCGTGCTGATCCGGCGCACCATGAAGCCTCTGGAGCAGCTTTCCGAGGTTGCAACCCGGGTGGCCCGGCTCCCTCTGGACGCGGGCGAGGTGGCACTCGCGGTGCGCGTCCCGCCGTCGAACTCCAATCCCGGAACCGAAGTGGGCAGCGTAGGGCACGCCCTCAATCTGATGCTGGACAACGTCGCCAACGCACTCGAGGCGCGGCAGCGGAGCGAGACCAAGGTGCGGCAGTTTGTTGCCGACGCTTCCCATGAGCTGCGCACCCCGCTGACCGCCATCCGCGGGTACACGGAGCTGATGCGGATGACCGAGGACTTCACGCCGGACGGCCGGAAATCCCTGGCCCGGGTCCAAAGCCAGTCCGAACGCATGACCACCCTGGTGGAGGATCTGCTCCTGCTTGCCCGGCTCGATGAGGGCCAGCCCCTGAAGCTCAGCGAAGTAGACCTCACACAACTCGTGATCGAAACCGTCAGTGACGAGAAGGTCATCGCCCCGGACCACCACTGGCGCCTTGAACTGCCTGACGAGCCGCTCGCCGTCACGGGTGATGGGTCCCAACTGCGTCAGGTGCTTGTCAACCTGCTCTCCAATGCGCGCAAGCACACGCCACCGGGGACCACGGTGGTCACCGCTGTCACGAAGTCTGCCAATGGCGGCGCAGCGGTGACGGTAACGGACGACGGCGGGGGCATCCCTGCGGAATTCGTTGACCACGTTTTCTCCCGGTTTGCCCGCGCAGACGCGGCGCGCAAGGGTACGGCGCCGGCCTCGGGCGCCGGGGCGTCCGAAGGCACTAGCGGCTTGGGCCTGTCCATTGTCCAGTCGATCATGGAGGCCCACGGCGGGAGCGTGGAAGTGACATCGCGGGCCGGACGGACGGAGTTCGCGTTACTCTTCCCTGCCGGCGCGCTGGCGCGACCCACTGACACCCGAGCCCAGCAAGGCGACACACCGTCGTCGTGA